The bacterium genome includes a window with the following:
- the carA gene encoding glutamine-hydrolyzing carbamoyl-phosphate synthase small subunit yields MSARHGHQGKLRRATLLLEDGSAFEGYSFGASRSVAGEVVFNTGMVGYPESLTDPSYRGQILVLTYPLIGNYGVPGRTMDENRILEFFESSKVQVEALVITNQPDVYSHWNARMSLPEWLEHESIPGIWGVDTRMITKKLREQGTMLGKIVSARPTVPYTDPNKRNLVAEVSIKEPVLYRQGKKRVIIIDCGVKNNIIKSFLRRNITVVRVPWNYNIMRENCHGIVISNGPGDPTRCHETIEHVRQAIEKNIPIMGICLGSQILGLASGARTYKLKYGHRSQNQPCIEVGSKRCYITSQNHGYAIDDTTLSEDWRTWFYNNNDRTNEGIIHISKPFFGAQFHPEAFPGPDDTEFLFDMFLRAMD; encoded by the coding sequence ATGAGTGCACGGCACGGCCATCAAGGCAAGCTGCGCAGAGCAACGCTGCTGTTGGAAGACGGTTCGGCTTTTGAAGGCTATTCGTTCGGCGCCAGCAGATCCGTGGCCGGCGAGGTCGTGTTCAACACGGGTATGGTCGGCTATCCCGAGAGCCTCACCGATCCTTCCTACCGCGGTCAGATCCTTGTCCTGACCTATCCCCTCATCGGCAACTACGGCGTTCCCGGCAGAACGATGGATGAAAACAGGATCCTTGAGTTTTTCGAATCCTCGAAAGTCCAGGTCGAAGCGTTGGTGATAACCAACCAGCCCGATGTGTATTCGCACTGGAATGCGCGCATGTCATTGCCGGAGTGGCTGGAACACGAATCCATACCCGGTATCTGGGGCGTCGATACGCGCATGATCACCAAAAAGCTGCGCGAGCAGGGAACCATGCTGGGTAAGATCGTTTCCGCCAGGCCCACCGTCCCGTATACCGACCCCAATAAGCGCAACCTGGTCGCGGAGGTCAGCATCAAGGAACCAGTTCTCTACCGCCAGGGCAAGAAACGCGTTATTATCATAGACTGCGGTGTTAAAAACAACATCATCAAATCCTTCCTGCGCAGGAATATCACGGTCGTGCGCGTACCGTGGAACTACAATATCATGAGAGAAAATTGTCACGGCATTGTCATTTCCAACGGCCCCGGCGACCCGACGCGCTGTCACGAAACGATCGAACACGTGCGCCAGGCGATCGAAAAGAACATCCCGATAATGGGGATCTGCCTGGGCAGCCAGATCCTGGGACTTGCCAGCGGCGCCCGGACCTATAAACTAAAATACGGTCACCGCAGCCAGAATCAACCCTGCATTGAGGTGGGTTCGAAGCGGTGTTACATAACGTCTCAGAACCATGGCTACGCGATCGACGATACCACTCTGTCAGAGGACTGGCGGACATGGTTCTATAACAATAACGACCGCACGAACGAGGGGATCATCCATATCTCCAAACCGTTCTTCGGCGCCCAGTTCCATCCTGAAGCGTTTCCGGGTCCGGATGATACTGAATTTTTGTTTGATATGTTCCTGCGCGCGATGGATTGA
- a CDS encoding translocation/assembly module TamB domain-containing protein, which yields MVQDINKGLVTTAPAGKEKGKFPLKRVIVWSIIAAVIIAMGIVVKAINFGKLTVDIIERNAHITITYKEMQGNILSGFRIDGYNVKISESDSAYGNYAEINYRLSFRRLGLPTFFEINLLEPTVHITQKKQSTSAGGGFRFPNLYLGLRINVKNGTVIYDNVSPYVTERISGLIFIDFVGTKIYVSTMNLSFTSRNYPISVTSLNAAATISSRNIAIRSLKLKGKGLLIDGQADLDMVNRRFNGIIKKMEIDLEKLDLYKGTVNCQGAIAYADGRFQPELRGDCAGFYPADRFKFETTYLGDTIIINAFDGEMLQGSFFAQIRFLDLKHWDMETNFRNLNAALLLNRREPLLINGFAGYQDNKFNGFINSTSDSGIAVDSLFLFGYRSGTAVYLDSLYVREGKERLRLSGLVWPQCSLLVKLDDFAVDRWNRFLAMKGSLSGQAVVWGDWKKVRHMTFSADIAGRQFSLFDIACNDLAFKATRFTYGDTIPLLELRATAISYKNMALDTLGFRVEHNRFSILGRKASDSLIIAGELGNDLQGTVTQLDLWYRGLSMASIEPIMFDGLKKKIGAFNFAICGGTFSGSIAPTELRLSGIDLAQVGRALNLKVLIAGKLNASLHKDTVLLDARAIDFLGLANGSIALKGAFKSNGIAVESLTVVDDNGQRVSGRGLVSNAASDFSVQCENLRTWVFPFLKNMLQNPDGVLNGSVRFTGTFDDFALTGNGTITDGRFGIKIIGDEFDSVQAKIRFDGRMIYFESMQGIVYASSDTRRIYSAPVTGSGFVKLEPRFRVRNLNFDFSFRNAPGHYVPYAYGKGTGNFSIGIKDLIPYYNGNINVSEGVVPVEFGMQIVEDVGKKPDNYRMNIKISGDRNIWLRNRDADIEFGGEIYIIKEHGPLYITGSLETKRGTYYWLNHALTITEGNVIFVPEAEMIDPELDIWAEMNTHERSQESNAEIKIKLHFFGPISSPIFEFFTEPEGIFTEQDIVTYLNLNITWRELESMQQGSYMSDVLPRSLLAWLESDVSRRIRAYTGLDYFRIDAPLFQTDEKTKLTVGKYISRNLFITYTYDITDFDNEFNVEYFIDDRNEILIRRDDTGEYGMEYQYRIRF from the coding sequence ATGGTACAAGATATCAATAAAGGGCTCGTTACCACCGCTCCAGCCGGCAAAGAAAAGGGGAAATTCCCTTTGAAACGAGTGATCGTGTGGAGCATTATCGCCGCGGTAATCATCGCCATGGGCATCGTCGTCAAGGCCATAAATTTCGGCAAACTGACGGTCGACATTATCGAGCGTAACGCCCATATTACGATAACCTACAAGGAAATGCAGGGCAATATTCTCAGCGGTTTTCGGATCGACGGCTATAACGTGAAGATCTCGGAATCGGACAGCGCTTATGGGAACTATGCCGAGATAAATTACCGCTTGTCTTTTCGGCGGCTGGGTCTGCCGACATTTTTTGAGATCAACCTGCTCGAACCGACCGTTCACATCACCCAGAAGAAACAGAGTACAAGCGCCGGCGGCGGGTTCCGTTTCCCTAACCTGTACCTCGGCTTGCGCATAAATGTCAAGAATGGCACGGTCATATATGATAACGTTTCGCCTTATGTCACGGAAAGGATCTCCGGACTGATCTTCATCGATTTTGTGGGAACAAAGATCTACGTAAGCACGATGAACCTCAGCTTTACCAGCCGGAATTATCCGATCTCCGTCACGTCTCTTAATGCGGCAGCGACGATCAGTTCCAGGAATATTGCGATCCGCTCGCTGAAATTGAAAGGCAAGGGTTTGCTCATCGACGGTCAGGCCGATCTGGACATGGTCAACCGGCGGTTCAATGGGATTATAAAGAAAATGGAGATCGATCTCGAAAAGTTAGATCTCTACAAGGGCACGGTCAACTGCCAGGGCGCTATCGCCTACGCCGACGGCCGGTTCCAGCCGGAACTCCGCGGAGACTGTGCCGGATTTTATCCAGCGGACCGATTCAAGTTCGAGACCACTTACCTGGGCGATACGATAATAATCAATGCCTTTGACGGCGAAATGCTCCAGGGCAGCTTCTTCGCTCAGATCCGGTTCCTCGATCTCAAACACTGGGATATGGAAACGAATTTCCGCAACCTCAATGCCGCGCTATTGTTGAACCGCCGCGAACCGCTCTTGATCAACGGTTTTGCCGGATACCAGGACAACAAGTTTAACGGCTTCATCAACTCCACCAGCGACAGCGGCATTGCCGTGGACTCGCTCTTTTTGTTCGGCTACCGTTCCGGGACCGCGGTCTACCTTGATTCGTTGTATGTCCGGGAAGGAAAGGAGCGGCTCCGCTTAAGCGGGCTTGTCTGGCCGCAGTGCAGCCTGCTTGTGAAACTTGATGATTTCGCGGTCGACCGCTGGAACCGCTTTCTCGCCATGAAGGGCTCGCTGTCAGGCCAGGCCGTTGTTTGGGGCGACTGGAAAAAAGTAAGGCATATGACCTTTAGCGCGGATATTGCCGGACGGCAGTTCTCCCTGTTCGATATCGCATGCAACGATCTCGCCTTCAAGGCGACGCGGTTCACGTATGGCGACACGATCCCGCTGCTGGAACTCCGGGCCACGGCAATTTCGTACAAAAACATGGCACTGGATACGCTCGGGTTCAGGGTCGAGCACAATCGGTTTTCGATCCTTGGCCGGAAAGCCAGCGACAGCCTGATCATAGCCGGTGAACTCGGAAATGATCTTCAAGGCACGGTCACGCAGCTCGACCTGTGGTATCGCGGCTTGTCCATGGCCAGCATTGAACCGATCATGTTTGACGGACTGAAAAAGAAGATCGGCGCTTTCAATTTCGCGATATGCGGCGGAACATTCTCCGGCTCCATTGCGCCGACCGAACTCCGCCTTTCCGGCATCGATCTCGCCCAAGTGGGCCGGGCTCTGAACCTGAAAGTACTGATCGCCGGCAAACTGAACGCTTCATTGCACAAGGATACGGTCCTGCTCGATGCCCGCGCCATCGATTTTCTGGGCCTGGCGAACGGATCGATCGCCCTGAAAGGCGCGTTTAAGAGCAATGGCATCGCAGTAGAATCGCTAACTGTTGTCGACGACAACGGCCAGCGGGTGAGCGGACGCGGGCTGGTTTCGAACGCGGCATCCGATTTCAGCGTGCAATGCGAGAATTTAAGAACTTGGGTATTCCCCTTCCTGAAAAATATGCTGCAGAACCCGGATGGAGTGCTCAACGGCTCGGTGCGGTTCACCGGCACCTTCGATGACTTCGCGCTTACCGGCAACGGCACGATCACGGACGGCCGGTTCGGTATCAAGATCATCGGCGATGAATTCGACTCGGTGCAGGCAAAGATCAGGTTCGATGGCCGGATGATATATTTTGAGTCCATGCAGGGCATTGTCTATGCAAGCTCGGACACGAGACGCATTTACAGTGCGCCGGTCACCGGCAGCGGGTTCGTGAAGCTGGAACCGCGGTTCAGGGTCAGAAATTTGAATTTCGACTTCAGTTTTCGCAACGCGCCCGGTCACTACGTGCCTTATGCTTACGGTAAAGGCACGGGCAATTTTTCCATCGGCATTAAGGATCTAATTCCCTATTATAACGGTAACATCAATGTCAGCGAGGGGGTCGTCCCCGTGGAATTCGGCATGCAGATCGTGGAGGACGTGGGAAAGAAACCCGACAACTACCGCATGAACATCAAGATCAGCGGCGACCGCAATATCTGGCTCCGCAACCGCGATGCGGACATCGAATTCGGCGGCGAGATCTACATCATCAAGGAGCACGGACCGCTATACATCACCGGTTCTCTCGAGACAAAACGCGGAACGTATTACTGGCTCAACCACGCCCTCACGATCACCGAAGGCAACGTGATCTTCGTTCCCGAGGCCGAAATGATCGACCCGGAACTCGATATCTGGGCGGAAATGAACACCCACGAACGCTCCCAGGAGTCAAATGCAGAGATCAAGATAAAACTCCATTTCTTCGGACCGATCTCTTCGCCGATCTTCGAATTTTTCACCGAACCCGAGGGTATTTTCACCGAGCAGGATATCGTCACTTACCTTAACCTGAACATCACGTGGCGCGAGCTCGAATCGATGCAGCAGGGTTCGTACATGAGCGATGTGCTGCCGAGAAGCCTGCTCGCCTGGCTGGAAAGCGATGTTTCCCGCCGGATCCGCGCCTATACCGGGCTTGACTATTTCCGCATCGACGCGCCGCTCTTCCAGACGGATGAAAAAACCAAGCTCACGGTCGGCAAGTACATCTCCAGGAACCTGTTCATCACCTACACCTACGACATCACCGATTTCGACAATGAATTCAACGTCGAGTATTTTATCGACGACCGCAACGAGATACTGATCCGCAGGGACGATACCGGTGAATACGGCATGGAATATCAGTACCGGATAAGGTTTTAA
- the carB gene encoding carbamoyl-phosphate synthase (glutamine-hydrolyzing) large subunit, protein MSRSDTKKVLILGSGAIRIGQAGEFDYSGSQAIKALQEEGIKTVLINPNIATIQTSDYLADKVYFLPLDTYFVTKVIEKEQPDSIMLSFGGQTALNVGIALHDSGVLQKHKIKVLGTPVDAIRNTEDRDLFVKKLKEIDLQTPASSAVSSTAEAVSCARRLGYPVMCRSAYALGGLGSGVAYEQKQLKSLVKRAFAHTNQVLIEEYFGGWKELEYEVVRDCHDNCIVVCSMENIDPMGIHTGESIVVSPVQTLTASENFKLRALAIKVIRHLGIVGECNIQFALDPGSEDYRIIEVNARLSRSSALASKATGYPLAFIASKLALGYSLTELENNITKATAACFEPALDYIVVKYPRWDLQKFKRVTRQIGSEMKSVGEVMAIGRGFEETLQKAIRMLDIGLKGLVCNDLKFPGLTAELRAPTDKRMFAIVEAIRRGFSIDRIYKLTGVDPFFLQKIRAVVTLASRLQKFSTATIPREVLNEAKQKGFSDEQIAELLNSDELTIRKKRKQWGIIPRVKQIDTLAAEYPARTNYLYLTYHGSEDDISFDDKKQIAVLGGGAYRIGSSVEFDWCCVNSVLTLKNLHYRTIMVNCNPETVSTDYDICDKLYFEELSFERVLDIYEKERPLGVIISMGGQIPNNLALPLTRQGVAILGTSPRDIDRAEDRHKFSKLLDELKVAQPAWRELSSIRDAQRFADRVGYPVLVRPSYVLSGAAMSIALSSAELREYLKKASLVTKDHPVVISKFITAAKEIEIDAIARKGEVYCYAISEHVENAGVHSGDATMVLPPQRTYLETMRRIKMVTRNIARALSITGPFNIQFIAKDNDIQVIECNLRASRSFPFVSKVFKINFIDLATRVMLGHDVPRIERSSFDLDYIGVKASQFSFTRLKGSDPVLGVEMVSTGEVACIGDDFNEAFLKSLIAIGFRLPQRSILLSTGAIESKAEFLEYTRLLSNMGFKLYATRGTADFLKSKGLQTIRLHWPLERAEPNTMTYIAEQKIDLVINIPKNIEKQELENDYLIRRQAVDADVPLITNLQLAKRFVEAISRVPLSELKIKSWDEYQ, encoded by the coding sequence ATGAGCAGATCGGATACGAAGAAGGTCCTGATCCTGGGGTCAGGCGCCATACGAATCGGCCAGGCCGGCGAATTTGACTACTCGGGCAGCCAGGCGATAAAAGCGCTCCAGGAAGAAGGCATCAAGACCGTCCTGATCAATCCGAACATTGCCACGATACAGACATCGGATTATCTTGCCGATAAGGTTTATTTCTTGCCGCTGGACACTTACTTTGTCACCAAGGTTATAGAAAAAGAACAGCCCGACAGCATCATGCTCAGCTTTGGAGGCCAAACCGCGTTGAACGTTGGCATCGCCCTGCATGATTCCGGCGTGCTTCAAAAACACAAGATCAAGGTGCTCGGCACACCGGTCGATGCGATCCGCAATACCGAGGACCGGGATCTCTTCGTTAAAAAACTAAAAGAAATCGACCTGCAGACACCAGCCAGCAGCGCCGTATCGAGCACTGCTGAAGCCGTTTCGTGCGCCCGCCGCTTGGGATACCCGGTCATGTGCCGGTCCGCCTATGCCCTGGGCGGACTGGGTTCAGGCGTCGCGTACGAACAGAAACAATTGAAGTCCCTTGTCAAGCGGGCTTTCGCGCACACCAACCAGGTCTTGATCGAGGAGTATTTTGGCGGATGGAAGGAACTTGAATACGAAGTGGTGCGCGACTGCCACGACAACTGCATCGTCGTCTGTTCCATGGAAAACATCGACCCAATGGGGATCCACACCGGCGAATCGATCGTCGTGTCGCCCGTTCAGACTCTCACCGCCTCGGAGAATTTCAAACTACGCGCGCTGGCGATCAAGGTCATCCGTCATCTGGGTATCGTGGGCGAATGCAATATTCAGTTCGCCCTGGACCCGGGTTCCGAGGATTATCGCATCATTGAAGTTAACGCGCGGCTAAGCCGCAGTTCAGCCCTGGCATCAAAGGCAACAGGGTATCCCCTGGCGTTCATCGCCTCGAAACTGGCCTTAGGGTACAGCCTGACCGAACTGGAGAACAACATAACCAAAGCGACAGCGGCATGCTTTGAACCGGCGCTCGACTACATTGTCGTGAAATACCCGCGCTGGGACCTGCAAAAATTCAAACGCGTTACGCGCCAGATCGGTTCGGAGATGAAATCAGTCGGCGAAGTCATGGCGATCGGCCGGGGGTTCGAAGAAACTCTGCAGAAAGCGATCCGCATGCTTGACATCGGGCTGAAAGGCCTGGTCTGCAACGACCTCAAGTTCCCTGGCCTGACCGCGGAGCTTCGCGCGCCGACCGACAAGAGAATGTTCGCGATCGTCGAAGCCATCAGAAGGGGTTTTAGCATCGACCGCATCTACAAATTGACCGGCGTCGATCCCTTCTTTCTGCAAAAGATCCGCGCGGTCGTTACGCTCGCGTCAAGGTTGCAGAAATTTTCAACCGCCACGATCCCGCGCGAGGTTTTGAACGAAGCCAAGCAAAAGGGTTTTTCCGACGAACAGATCGCCGAGCTGCTCAATAGCGATGAGCTTACGATCCGTAAGAAGCGTAAACAGTGGGGGATCATTCCCCGCGTGAAGCAGATCGATACGCTGGCAGCCGAGTACCCGGCCCGGACCAATTACTTGTACCTGACTTATCATGGCAGCGAGGACGATATATCCTTTGATGACAAAAAACAGATCGCTGTCCTGGGCGGCGGGGCATACCGCATTGGCTCGTCGGTAGAATTCGACTGGTGCTGCGTGAACTCGGTATTGACCCTCAAGAACCTTCATTACCGGACGATCATGGTGAACTGCAATCCGGAGACGGTCAGCACTGACTACGATATCTGCGACAAGCTGTACTTCGAGGAACTGAGCTTCGAGCGGGTACTTGATATCTATGAAAAGGAAAGACCGCTCGGTGTCATTATTTCCATGGGCGGGCAGATCCCGAACAACCTCGCGCTCCCGCTGACGCGGCAGGGTGTGGCGATCCTGGGCACGAGCCCGCGTGATATCGACCGCGCCGAGGACCGGCATAAGTTCTCCAAACTTTTGGATGAACTAAAAGTAGCGCAACCGGCCTGGCGGGAATTGAGCAGCATCCGTGACGCGCAGCGGTTCGCCGACCGTGTCGGCTATCCGGTCCTGGTCAGGCCCAGCTATGTACTGAGCGGCGCGGCCATGAGCATCGCCCTATCGAGCGCAGAGCTCAGGGAGTATCTCAAAAAGGCGTCGCTGGTTACCAAAGACCACCCCGTGGTCATAAGCAAGTTCATAACGGCGGCCAAGGAGATCGAGATCGACGCCATTGCCCGGAAGGGCGAGGTATACTGCTACGCCATATCCGAACATGTGGAGAACGCCGGCGTGCATTCGGGCGACGCGACCATGGTACTGCCGCCGCAGCGTACGTACCTGGAAACGATGCGGCGCATAAAAATGGTCACGCGAAACATCGCCCGCGCGCTGAGCATCACGGGGCCGTTCAACATCCAGTTCATCGCCAAGGACAACGACATCCAGGTGATCGAGTGCAACCTGCGCGCATCCCGGAGCTTTCCCTTCGTTTCCAAGGTCTTCAAGATAAATTTCATCGACCTTGCCACGAGGGTCATGCTGGGTCATGACGTGCCGCGCATCGAGCGTTCCTCGTTTGACTTAGATTACATCGGCGTTAAAGCCTCGCAGTTCTCCTTCACGCGGTTGAAGGGTTCGGACCCGGTGCTCGGCGTGGAAATGGTCTCGACCGGCGAGGTTGCCTGCATCGGCGATGATTTCAACGAAGCATTCCTGAAGAGCCTTATCGCCATCGGGTTCAGGCTGCCCCAGAGATCCATCCTCTTATCCACGGGCGCGATCGAAAGCAAGGCTGAGTTCCTGGAATATACCAGGCTTTTGAGCAATATGGGGTTCAAGCTTTACGCAACCAGGGGCACAGCCGATTTTTTGAAAAGTAAAGGCCTGCAGACCATCAGGCTGCACTGGCCCCTGGAGCGTGCCGAGCCCAATACCATGACCTATATCGCGGAGCAAAAGATCGACCTTGTCATTAACATCCCAAAGAACATCGAAAAACAGGAACTGGAAAACGATTACCTGATCCGAAGACAGGCGGTCGACGCGGATGTTCCGCTGATCACCAACCTCCAGCTCGCCAAGAGGTTCGTGGAAGCCATCAGCCGGGTGCCGTTGAGCGAGCTCAAGATCAAAAGCTGGGACGAATACCAGTGA